From Cryptosporangium minutisporangium:
CCCACCCGACCGCCGCGTCGACCAGCACGTCGAGGCGCTTCTGCGGGTGCAGCCGCCCGACCGTGAGCACCAGCGGCCCCTCGACGCCGAGTTCCGCCCGGACCTCGGCGGGGGTCTTCGTCGGCGGGTCGAGCGGCGGCGCGGCCACCGGGCCGGGCCGGACGTCCCGGCCGCCGAGACGCAGCACCCGCGCGGTGAGGTCGTCGGAGGCGGTCAGCGTCACATCCGCGGAGCGAGCGACGACTCGTTCCAGGCTGCGCAGCACCGGGTTGCGGGCTTGCGTCGGCATCAGCAGGTTGTGCCAGGTGACGACGAGCGGCCGCCGACCGGCTCCGGCGGAGACCAGACCGGCCCGCAGGCCGTGCGCGTGCACCACGTCCGGGCGGTCGGCCCGCAGCCGGCGGCGGAGCGTGGCCAGCGCGGCGGCGTCCCGGAGGGGGTGCGGGCGGGCCGGGATCTCGACCGGGGAGAAGCCCGCGCCGGCCGCCCGGAAGCCGAACAGGTCCTCGGTGGCGGCCGGACCGTGCACGTCGACGCGGTGACCGGACTTCACCAGGTGTTCGGCGAGCGACCGGGCGTGCCGCCCGATCCCTCCGGTACTCGACGCGAGCACCAGCGCTACCCGTGGCCGTCCGCTGCTCACGCGTTCTCTCCTCTGGGTCGGGCCGCTCGGTCGTCGTTCGGGGCCGCGCGATCGTCGGGTTCGGTCCGCTCGGTCGTGGGGTCCAGCATGCCTGGTCGCTTCCCCCGCAGGCGCCCGGGTCGTACTAGTGGGACGTCCGTCTCGGCGCCCACCAACCGTCCGGCCGACCTCAGCAGGACGACGAAGAG
This genomic window contains:
- a CDS encoding glycosyltransferase family 4 protein: MSSGRPRVALVLASSTGGIGRHARSLAEHLVKSGHRVDVHGPAATEDLFGFRAAGAGFSPVEIPARPHPLRDAAALATLRRRLRADRPDVVHAHGLRAGLVSAGAGRRPLVVTWHNLLMPTQARNPVLRSLERVVARSADVTLTASDDLTARVLRLGGRDVRPGPVAAPPLDPPTKTPAEVRAELGVEGPLVLTVGRLHPQKRLDVLVDAAVGWAPATVVVAGSGPDEDALRRRAAETGAPVRFLGHRTDVADLLAACDVAVVTSDWEARQLFAQEALRAGRPLVATAVGGVPGLVGDGARLVPAGDPAAVHAAVRALLDDPDAARTLAARGAEVASGWPDEATVAAHAAAVYAELCGTVAPQHQTSSSSGPSGGAPS